One Dysosmobacter welbionis DNA segment encodes these proteins:
- the miaB gene encoding tRNA (N6-isopentenyl adenosine(37)-C2)-methylthiotransferase MiaB, whose protein sequence is MERENVLIPQADLDRQREFEEKIRGLFAAREAHPAACVDTFGCQQNVADGQKLMGMLEASGFTLTQDPKEADLVLLNTCAIREHAEDRVFGNLGALTHTKKENPEQVICLCGCMAQEPRVSERIKKSYPHVDLVFGPQALWKFPELLWQVYETKKRVFSVQDEHGTIAEGIPVVREKGVKAWVSIMYGCNNFCSYCIVPYVRGRERSRDPQAVLAEVRQLVEAGYKDITLLGQNVNSYGNDLDLDYHFPDLLADIDRIPGEYLIRFMSSHPKDATPRLFDVMAASSHVAKQLHLPFQSGNDRVLKEMNRRYTRQQYLDLVNYAKRVMPGLVLTSDVIIGFPGETEAEAMDTVSLVEEVGFDALFTFIYSPAPAPRPRPCRTRPPGRRSRSGLTGSWRSRTICPPSSTPPMWAKRCGCWWTARATTRSTP, encoded by the coding sequence TTGGAACGCGAAAACGTATTGATCCCCCAGGCGGACCTGGACCGCCAGCGGGAGTTTGAGGAGAAAATCCGCGGCCTGTTCGCCGCCCGGGAGGCTCACCCCGCGGCCTGTGTGGACACCTTCGGCTGCCAGCAGAATGTGGCGGACGGACAGAAGCTCATGGGGATGCTGGAGGCAAGCGGCTTCACCCTCACCCAGGACCCGAAGGAGGCCGATCTGGTGCTCCTGAACACCTGCGCCATCCGGGAGCACGCGGAGGACCGGGTGTTCGGCAACCTGGGCGCCCTGACCCACACCAAGAAGGAGAATCCGGAGCAGGTGATCTGCCTGTGCGGCTGCATGGCCCAGGAGCCCCGGGTGTCGGAGCGGATCAAAAAGTCCTATCCCCACGTGGATCTGGTGTTCGGCCCCCAGGCCCTGTGGAAGTTCCCGGAGCTTTTGTGGCAGGTGTATGAGACGAAGAAGCGGGTCTTTTCCGTCCAGGACGAGCACGGCACCATTGCCGAGGGCATCCCCGTGGTGCGGGAGAAGGGCGTGAAGGCCTGGGTCTCCATCATGTACGGATGCAACAACTTCTGCTCCTACTGCATCGTGCCCTATGTCCGGGGCCGGGAGCGGAGCCGGGACCCCCAGGCCGTGCTGGCGGAGGTCCGGCAGCTGGTGGAGGCGGGGTACAAGGACATCACCCTGCTGGGCCAGAACGTGAACTCCTACGGCAACGATCTGGATTTGGATTACCACTTCCCGGACCTGCTGGCGGACATCGACCGGATCCCGGGGGAATATCTCATCCGCTTCATGTCCAGCCACCCCAAGGACGCCACGCCCCGGCTGTTTGACGTGATGGCCGCAAGCTCTCATGTGGCCAAGCAGCTGCACCTGCCCTTCCAGTCCGGCAACGACCGGGTCCTGAAAGAGATGAACCGCCGCTACACCCGGCAGCAGTACCTGGATCTGGTGAACTACGCCAAGCGGGTCATGCCCGGGCTGGTATTGACCTCCGACGTCATCATCGGCTTCCCCGGCGAGACGGAGGCGGAGGCCATGGACACCGTGTCTCTGGTGGAGGAGGTGGGGTTTGACGCCCTGTTCACCTTCATCTACTCCCCCGCCCCGGCACCAAGGCCGCGGCCATGCCGGACCCGGCCACCCGGGCGGAGAAGCAGAAGTGGTTTGACAGGCTCCTGGAGGTCCAGAACAATATGTCCGCCAAGCTCCACGCCGCCTATGTGGGCAAAACGGTGCGGGTGCTGGTGGACGGCGAGAGCGACGACCCGGAGTACCCCCTGA
- a CDS encoding RluA family pseudouridine synthase gives METRTLQVNPEDTGTRLDAWLAGQLPDVTRSAAARLCEEGRVTAAGKPLAKNYRLGGGEAVSVTLPDPEPVDVAPQDIPLDVVYEDSDVIVVNKPKGLVVHPAPGHPDGTLVNALLHHCGDSLSGIGGELRPGIVHRIDRDTSGLLIAAKNDFAHQKLSAQLQDHTLARIYRCIVIGNLREDSGTVDAPIGRHPADRKKMAVVAGGRSAVTHWSVLERFPGYTYVECRLETGRTHQIRVHMAHIGHPILGDTVYGAKKPVPGLQGQCLHAVGLRFLHPRTGELVELWCDLPEAFQTQLRKLENRG, from the coding sequence ATGGAGACGCGGACGCTCCAAGTGAATCCTGAGGACACCGGCACCCGGCTGGACGCCTGGCTGGCCGGGCAGCTGCCGGACGTGACCCGCTCCGCCGCCGCCCGGCTGTGCGAGGAGGGGCGGGTCACCGCTGCCGGAAAGCCCCTGGCGAAAAACTACCGCCTGGGCGGGGGAGAGGCCGTGTCCGTTACCCTGCCGGACCCGGAGCCGGTGGACGTGGCGCCCCAGGACATCCCCCTGGATGTGGTGTACGAGGACAGCGACGTGATCGTGGTGAACAAGCCCAAGGGGCTGGTGGTCCATCCGGCCCCCGGCCACCCGGACGGCACGCTGGTCAATGCCCTGCTGCACCACTGCGGGGACTCCCTCTCCGGCATCGGGGGGGAGCTGCGGCCCGGCATCGTCCACCGGATCGACCGGGACACCTCCGGCCTCCTCATCGCGGCGAAAAACGACTTCGCCCACCAGAAGCTCTCCGCCCAGCTTCAGGACCACACCCTGGCCCGGATTTACCGCTGCATCGTGATCGGGAATCTCCGGGAGGACAGCGGCACGGTGGACGCCCCCATCGGCCGCCACCCGGCGGACCGGAAGAAGATGGCGGTGGTGGCGGGCGGCCGGAGCGCGGTGACCCACTGGTCCGTGCTGGAGCGGTTCCCCGGCTATACCTATGTGGAGTGCCGACTGGAGACCGGGCGCACCCACCAGATCCGGGTCCACATGGCGCACATCGGCCACCCCATTCTGGGGGACACGGTGTACGGGGCGAAAAAGCCCGTGCCGGGCCTCCAGGGGCAGTGCCTTCATGCGGTGGGGCTGCGGTTTCTCCATCCCCGGACCGGGGAGCTGGTGGAGCTGTGGTGCGACCTGCCGGAGGCGTTCCAGACCCAGCTGCGGAAGCTGGAGAACCGAGGATAG
- a CDS encoding HAD family hydrolase: MFTAILWDYDGTLANTPVKNIAVTRAVLGRLDPALLDPLPEALSSLAAYQAANYRWRNWRELYQHALRVPADRLDEAGALWGPCQLADRTLPPLFGGLLEVLPRLAALAPMGICSQNDSGNIRAALAAHGAADCFAAVVGHADVDFARQKPDPAAFLACLDRLGLREGRFAYIGDHAGDIAFGRNAQAALRAMGRAAEVVCVAAAWGGAPSVDLAAADAVAARPADLPDLLADL, encoded by the coding sequence ATGTTCACAGCCATTCTCTGGGACTACGACGGCACCCTGGCCAACACGCCGGTGAAGAACATCGCCGTCACCAGGGCCGTCCTTGGCCGCCTGGACCCGGCCCTGCTGGACCCGCTGCCGGAGGCGCTTTCCTCCCTGGCCGCCTATCAGGCCGCCAACTACCGCTGGCGCAACTGGCGGGAGCTGTACCAGCACGCCCTCCGCGTCCCGGCGGACCGGCTGGACGAGGCGGGGGCCCTGTGGGGCCCCTGCCAGCTGGCGGACCGGACCCTGCCGCCCCTCTTCGGCGGGCTTTTGGAGGTTCTGCCCCGTCTGGCCGCCCTGGCCCCCATGGGCATCTGCTCCCAGAACGACAGCGGCAACATCCGCGCCGCCCTGGCCGCCCACGGCGCGGCGGACTGCTTTGCCGCCGTGGTGGGCCACGCGGACGTGGACTTCGCCCGTCAGAAGCCGGACCCCGCCGCCTTCCTGGCCTGCCTGGACCGGCTGGGGCTTCGGGAGGGGCGCTTCGCCTACATCGGGGACCACGCCGGGGACATCGCCTTCGGCCGCAATGCCCAGGCGGCCCTGCGGGCCATGGGCCGGGCGGCGGAGGTGGTCTGCGTGGCCGCCGCCTGGGGCGGCGCCCCGTCCGTGGATTTGGCGGCGGCGGACGCCGTGGCCGCCCGCCCCGCGGACCTGCCGGATCTGCTGGCAGACCTGTGA
- a CDS encoding CPBP family intramembrane glutamic endopeptidase produces MPRRKSAAYMSAGEQIAGTVLFVIYLLVLPFVTTPLFRLIGGLLGVTISTGLQNILYYYILFAATVIIFHGFLGRTSRHFAENLGGACKFMAIGLVALYGLNELVYRLTRLVVSNQTNLNDTTISAQIEDAPHMTLLIVIFLAPFVEEVLFRGLVFGNLRRKSAAVGYLVSCLLFALLHVWQFAVVNRDITYFLLMLQYLVPGLVLAWVYDRTGTLWTSIGLHAAANALSAWTLVA; encoded by the coding sequence ATGCCAAGAAGAAAGAGCGCCGCCTATATGTCGGCGGGGGAACAGATCGCGGGCACGGTGCTCTTTGTGATCTACCTACTGGTGCTGCCCTTTGTCACAACCCCGCTGTTCCGCCTGATCGGCGGACTGCTGGGAGTGACCATCAGCACCGGATTGCAGAATATCCTGTATTACTACATCCTCTTCGCCGCCACGGTCATCATTTTCCACGGCTTTCTGGGTCGGACCTCCCGGCACTTTGCAGAGAACCTGGGCGGGGCCTGCAAGTTCATGGCCATCGGACTGGTGGCCCTGTACGGCCTGAACGAGCTGGTGTACCGCCTGACAAGACTGGTGGTATCCAACCAGACCAACCTGAACGACACCACCATCTCCGCCCAGATCGAGGACGCGCCCCACATGACGCTGCTGATCGTCATTTTCCTGGCGCCCTTTGTGGAGGAGGTGCTCTTCCGGGGACTGGTGTTCGGGAATCTCCGGCGCAAGAGCGCGGCGGTGGGATACCTGGTCAGCTGCCTGCTGTTCGCCCTGCTGCATGTGTGGCAGTTCGCGGTGGTGAACCGGGACATCACGTATTTCCTGCTGATGCTCCAGTATCTGGTGCCCGGGCTGGTGCTGGCGTGGGTCTATGACCGCACCGGCACCCTGTGGACGTCCATCGGTCTCCATGCGGCGGCCAACGCCCTCTCCGCTTGGACCCTTGTGGCGTAA
- the mutS gene encoding DNA mismatch repair protein MutS translates to MAELTPMMKQYLEIKKDNPDSILFFRLGDFYEMFADDAKLASRELDLTLTSRDHGKHAKPEEERVPMCGIPYHASEAYIARLIAKGYKVAICEQMEDPATAKGLVKRDIIRVVTPGTVIDAACLEEKASNFLCGIYIDSQNAGAAFCDISTGKTHLTAFSGPDRVEHVVNELGRFSPAEAVVNDGAASEKALTDALTEKFRCRVENGGEGRFRLAEAERNIRRQFGEEAFDRLPRTNPAAAMALGGLLHYLYETQKTDLSHINDLDYYEQGRFMELDLTARRNLELTETLRDREKRGSLLWVLDKTRTPMGGRLLRSWLERPLLSVTAIAKRNAAVAALVESTMAREELIAALTGLGDMERLIGRIVYGTAGGRDMVSLRSAIERLPALRAQLAAFSGGRLAELAGELDDLTEIGAHIGAAICDEPPFSVREGGFIRDGYHEEVDRLRHIMNGGKGVLAEIEAKEKERTGIRTLKIGYNKVFGYYIEVSNSFKDQVPDTYIRKQTLVNGERYITQELKDLEHEILTASDRVVALEYELFTALRQEISAQSARIQRTAAAVAEVDALVSFAAVAVRNHYCRPTVDESGATEIHDGRHPVVEQMLKDSLFVPNDTFMGEKEDRVAIITGPNMAGKSTYMRQVALIVLMAQMGSFVPAASARIGVVDRIFTRIGASDDLSAGQSTFMVEMTEVADILRHATKHSLLILDEIGRGTSTFDGMSIARAVLEYCADKKLLGAKTLFATHYHELTELENTLPGTVNYNIAVKTRGEDIIFLRKILPGGADRSYGIEVAKLAGLPDKVVQRAKTVLKELEEENGVQYVAARKEEDQVSLTAIGEGEVLDALRRCQPDTLTPIEAMSLIYEWKQKLN, encoded by the coding sequence TTGGCCGAACTCACCCCCATGATGAAGCAGTACCTGGAGATCAAGAAGGACAATCCGGACTCCATCCTGTTCTTCCGGCTGGGCGACTTCTATGAGATGTTCGCTGACGACGCGAAGCTGGCCTCCCGGGAGCTGGACCTGACCCTCACCTCCCGGGACCACGGCAAGCACGCCAAGCCCGAGGAGGAGCGGGTGCCCATGTGCGGCATCCCCTACCACGCCAGTGAGGCCTACATCGCCCGGCTCATCGCCAAGGGCTACAAGGTGGCCATCTGTGAGCAGATGGAGGACCCGGCAACGGCCAAGGGGCTGGTGAAGCGGGATATCATCCGGGTGGTGACCCCCGGCACGGTGATTGACGCCGCCTGCCTGGAGGAGAAGGCCAGCAACTTCCTCTGCGGCATCTACATCGACAGCCAGAACGCCGGCGCGGCCTTCTGCGACATCTCCACCGGCAAGACCCACCTGACGGCCTTCTCCGGCCCGGACCGGGTGGAGCACGTCGTCAACGAGCTGGGCCGCTTTTCCCCGGCAGAGGCGGTGGTGAACGACGGGGCCGCCTCGGAAAAAGCCCTGACCGACGCCCTGACGGAGAAGTTCCGCTGCCGGGTGGAAAACGGCGGCGAGGGCCGCTTCCGCCTGGCGGAGGCGGAGCGAAACATCCGCCGCCAGTTCGGGGAGGAGGCGTTTGACCGCCTGCCCAGGACCAACCCGGCCGCGGCCATGGCCCTGGGGGGATTGCTGCACTACCTGTACGAGACCCAGAAGACGGACCTCTCTCACATCAACGACCTGGACTACTACGAGCAGGGCCGGTTTATGGAGTTGGACCTGACCGCCCGGCGGAACCTGGAGCTGACGGAGACCCTCCGGGACCGGGAGAAGAGAGGCTCCCTCCTGTGGGTGCTGGACAAGACCAGGACGCCCATGGGCGGGCGGCTGCTCCGCAGCTGGCTGGAGCGGCCGCTGCTGTCCGTCACCGCCATCGCCAAGCGCAATGCCGCCGTGGCCGCCCTGGTGGAGAGCACCATGGCGCGGGAGGAGCTCATCGCCGCCCTGACGGGCCTGGGAGATATGGAGCGGCTCATCGGCCGCATCGTCTACGGCACCGCCGGGGGACGGGACATGGTGTCCCTCCGCTCCGCCATCGAGCGGCTGCCCGCCCTCCGGGCCCAGCTGGCGGCCTTCTCCGGCGGACGGCTGGCGGAGCTGGCCGGGGAGCTGGACGACCTGACGGAGATCGGGGCACACATCGGCGCGGCCATCTGCGACGAGCCGCCGTTCTCCGTCCGGGAGGGCGGCTTCATCCGGGACGGCTACCACGAGGAGGTGGACCGCCTGCGGCACATCATGAACGGCGGCAAGGGCGTCCTGGCGGAGATCGAGGCCAAGGAGAAGGAGCGCACCGGCATCCGGACCCTGAAGATCGGCTACAACAAGGTCTTCGGCTATTACATCGAGGTGTCCAACTCCTTCAAGGACCAGGTGCCGGACACCTACATCCGCAAGCAGACCCTGGTGAACGGGGAGCGGTACATCACCCAGGAGCTGAAGGACTTGGAACACGAGATCCTCACCGCCTCGGACCGGGTGGTGGCATTGGAGTATGAGCTCTTCACGGCGCTGCGGCAGGAGATCTCCGCCCAGAGCGCCCGCATCCAGCGGACTGCCGCCGCGGTGGCGGAGGTGGACGCCCTGGTGTCCTTCGCGGCGGTGGCGGTGCGGAACCACTACTGCCGCCCCACGGTGGACGAGTCTGGGGCCACCGAGATCCACGACGGCCGCCATCCGGTGGTGGAGCAGATGCTCAAGGACAGCCTCTTCGTCCCCAACGACACCTTCATGGGGGAGAAGGAGGACCGGGTGGCCATCATCACCGGCCCCAACATGGCGGGCAAGTCCACCTACATGCGCCAGGTGGCGCTGATCGTCCTCATGGCCCAGATGGGCTCCTTCGTCCCGGCGGCCAGCGCCCGCATCGGTGTGGTGGACCGGATCTTCACCCGCATCGGCGCCAGCGATGACCTGTCCGCCGGCCAGTCCACCTTCATGGTGGAGATGACGGAGGTGGCGGACATTCTGCGCCACGCCACGAAGCACTCTCTGCTGATTCTGGACGAGATCGGCCGGGGCACCAGCACCTTTGACGGCATGTCCATCGCCCGGGCGGTGCTGGAGTACTGCGCGGACAAGAAGCTGCTGGGGGCCAAGACCCTGTTCGCCACCCACTACCACGAGCTGACGGAGCTGGAGAACACCCTGCCCGGCACGGTCAACTACAACATCGCCGTCAAGACCCGGGGGGAGGACATCATCTTCCTGCGGAAGATCCTCCCCGGCGGGGCGGACCGCAGCTACGGCATCGAGGTGGCCAAGCTGGCGGGGCTGCCGGACAAGGTGGTCCAGCGGGCCAAAACGGTCCTGAAAGAGCTGGAGGAGGAGAACGGCGTTCAGTACGTAGCGGCCCGGAAAGAGGAGGACCAGGTGTCCCTCACCGCCATCGGCGAGGGGGAGGTGCTGGACGCCCTCCGCCGCTGCCAGCCGGACACGCTGACGCCCATTGAGGCGATGAGCCTGATCTACGAGTGGAAGCAGAAGCTCAACTGA
- a CDS encoding helix-turn-helix domain-containing protein, whose product MYLRRVKELREDSDTPQKVIAEYLGVKQNTYSDYENGKIKIPLEVFFKLADYYKVSLDYLAGRTDKR is encoded by the coding sequence ATGTATTTGAGGAGAGTCAAGGAACTGCGAGAGGATTCGGACACACCGCAGAAAGTGATCGCGGAGTATCTCGGTGTGAAACAGAACACCTACTCAGACTACGAAAACGGAAAGATCAAGATACCGCTGGAAGTCTTTTTCAAATTGGCAGATTACTACAAGGTCAGCTTGGACTATTTAGCGGGCCGCACAGACAAGCGATAG
- a CDS encoding helix-turn-helix domain-containing protein, which translates to MTFAEHLLQLRKQRGLKQTELAKIIGIGWRAYQTYERGEREPTLSTLIALADFYGLSLDELVCRER; encoded by the coding sequence ATGACGTTTGCAGAACACCTTCTTCAACTGAGAAAGCAAAGGGGCCTGAAACAAACCGAGCTGGCAAAAATCATCGGCATCGGTTGGCGGGCCTATCAGACGTATGAGCGTGGAGAGCGGGAACCGACCCTGTCCACACTGATTGCCCTGGCGGATTTCTACGGCCTGTCGCTGGATGAGCTGGTCTGCCGGGAGCGGTAG
- a CDS encoding TRAM domain-containing protein, giving the protein MSAKLHAAYVGKTVRVLVDGESDDPEYPLTSRTEGNRLVRLKGDKALIGQFADVAVTGSNTWALYGEAV; this is encoded by the coding sequence ATGTCCGCCAAGCTCCACGCCGCCTATGTGGGCAAAACGGTGCGGGTGCTGGTGGACGGCGAGAGCGACGACCCGGAGTACCCCCTGACCTCCCGGACGGAGGGCAACCGTCTGGTGCGGCTGAAAGGGGACAAGGCCCTGATCGGGCAGTTCGCGGATGTGGCCGTCACCGGCAGCAACACCTGGGCGCTGTACGGCGAGGCCGTTTAA
- a CDS encoding AEC family transporter, with translation MNFWDVFGEMLVILFAIAAGYAANRLGYLGGEADQKVSKLLLNITMPAMIVAAVITGEELPELGTILSILEVGVVFYLLEAVFALVVPRFLPGTQGQKGVWRYALAFPNVGFIGYPVAVALFGDGALFYAAILALPFNLLSYSLGPLLLAGAARFRWKQLFTPCIVASVLGLVLALTRLRPPALVGEMLDFVGDITVPLSLLVVGSLLAGMSAGQVLRSPKLWLLTAIRLLLLPVALCLVLRALGIDSLVLGIAVTQMAMPVAVNGTLLSMEYGGDTECMAQITFLTTAASIVTIPIVAVLLL, from the coding sequence ATGAATTTTTGGGACGTATTTGGCGAGATGCTGGTCATCCTGTTCGCCATTGCGGCGGGCTATGCGGCCAACCGGCTGGGGTACCTGGGCGGGGAGGCGGACCAGAAGGTCTCCAAGCTGCTGCTGAACATCACCATGCCCGCCATGATCGTGGCGGCGGTGATCACCGGCGAGGAGCTGCCGGAGCTGGGGACCATCCTCTCCATCCTGGAGGTTGGCGTGGTGTTCTACCTGCTGGAGGCGGTCTTTGCCCTGGTGGTGCCCCGGTTCCTGCCGGGCACACAGGGGCAGAAGGGCGTGTGGCGGTATGCCCTGGCCTTCCCCAACGTGGGGTTCATTGGCTATCCCGTAGCGGTGGCCCTGTTTGGAGACGGCGCACTGTTCTATGCCGCCATTCTGGCGCTGCCCTTCAATCTCTTGTCTTACAGTCTGGGCCCGCTGCTGCTGGCAGGGGCCGCCCGCTTCCGCTGGAAGCAGCTGTTCACCCCCTGCATCGTGGCCTCTGTCCTGGGATTGGTGCTGGCGCTGACCCGGCTGCGGCCGCCGGCCCTGGTGGGCGAGATGCTGGACTTTGTGGGAGACATCACCGTGCCGCTGTCCCTGCTGGTGGTGGGCTCCCTGCTGGCGGGCATGTCAGCCGGACAGGTGCTGCGCTCTCCCAAGCTGTGGCTGCTGACGGCCATCCGCCTGCTGTTGCTGCCGGTGGCCCTGTGCCTGGTCCTCCGGGCGCTGGGGATCGACTCCCTGGTGCTGGGGATCGCTGTCACCCAGATGGCCATGCCCGTAGCAGTGAACGGGACGCTGCTGAGCATGGAGTACGGCGGAGACACCGAGTGCATGGCACAGATCACCTTCCTGACCACGGCGGCGTCCATCGTGACCATTCCCATCGTCGCCGTGCTGCTGCTCTGA
- a CDS encoding TVP38/TMEM64 family protein: MEKHAFHVWRYGAPLLVLAAGAAALWPFRHQLTAEAIAAFSPRQTVLAASFLVGLYALKSLSVCFPMSALTAAGGLLFPFPLALAVNLCGTGVAQTIPFFLGRREQGGLEALAERIPRVAGVCRAQAENPWLSVFLLRLAGASPGDVVSLYLGASGTPYGTYLSAGLLGGLPRIACATVLGGALWQPGSGRFWLSLAAGGALTALSGVIWLLWRRRRRA, encoded by the coding sequence ATGGAAAAACATGCCTTTCATGTCTGGCGGTACGGGGCGCCGCTGCTGGTGCTGGCAGCGGGCGCCGCCGCCCTCTGGCCGTTCCGCCATCAGTTGACGGCGGAGGCCATCGCCGCCTTTTCCCCCCGGCAGACGGTTCTGGCGGCGTCGTTCCTGGTGGGGCTGTACGCCCTCAAGAGCCTCTCCGTCTGCTTTCCCATGTCCGCCCTCACGGCGGCGGGGGGACTGCTGTTTCCCTTCCCCCTGGCGCTGGCGGTGAACCTCTGCGGCACCGGGGTGGCCCAGACCATCCCCTTTTTCCTGGGGCGGCGGGAGCAGGGGGGACTGGAGGCCCTGGCGGAGCGGATTCCCCGGGTGGCGGGCGTCTGCCGGGCCCAGGCGGAGAACCCGTGGCTGTCCGTCTTTCTGCTGCGGCTGGCGGGGGCATCGCCGGGGGACGTGGTGAGCCTCTATCTGGGGGCCTCCGGCACGCCCTACGGCACGTATCTCTCCGCCGGGCTGCTGGGCGGCCTGCCCCGGATTGCCTGCGCCACCGTGCTGGGCGGCGCGCTGTGGCAGCCGGGGAGCGGGCGCTTCTGGCTGTCCCTGGCGGCGGGCGGGGCGCTGACGGCCCTCTCCGGCGTTATCTGGCTCCTGTGGCGGCGCCGCAGGAGGGCGTGA
- the lspA gene encoding signal peptidase II, with product MLYALCAALSLALLGLDQWVKHYVTVNIPLGEAQPFLPGLVELRTVHNYGAAWSSFSGMRWLLVAVTSVIVIAVAVVLLRRIVRHPLGVAAGFLILSGGVGNIIDRVRLGYVVDMFHLEFWPSYPVFNVADICVVCGAVLAVIYYLWFYEKYDKRGKAHGDADAPSES from the coding sequence ATGCTGTATGCCCTTTGCGCCGCGCTGTCCCTGGCCCTGCTGGGCCTGGACCAGTGGGTGAAGCACTATGTCACCGTCAACATCCCCCTGGGGGAGGCCCAGCCCTTTCTGCCCGGGCTGGTAGAGCTGCGGACCGTCCACAACTACGGGGCGGCCTGGTCCAGCTTCTCCGGTATGCGCTGGCTGCTGGTGGCGGTCACCTCCGTCATCGTGATCGCGGTGGCGGTGGTCCTGCTCCGCCGGATCGTCCGGCACCCCCTGGGGGTGGCGGCGGGATTCCTGATCCTGTCCGGCGGCGTGGGGAACATCATCGACCGGGTGCGGCTGGGGTACGTGGTGGACATGTTCCACCTGGAGTTCTGGCCCTCCTATCCGGTGTTCAACGTGGCGGACATCTGCGTGGTGTGCGGCGCCGTGCTGGCGGTAATCTATTACCTATGGTTCTACGAGAAATACGACAAGAGAGGCAAGGCCCATGGAGACGCGGACGCTCCAAGTGAATCCTGA
- a CDS encoding acyltransferase, with product MYTVVGKLDLSNEGDGRMQTLTQRRSVPVDAAKTAAIFGTLLIHASAAGGFAGAPGSFGWTSALFWNCLLRSAVPVFFLCSGALLLPPEKEVTVRRVWTKYIPRILAALLFWAAAYEGVELLRGWRAAGVLERTALRQAALNLVLFHHKNHLYYLHIILLVYAVLPLTRRLVAAADRRLLNYALGIWFVLGCLAPTLKFFPPLSLVGGIPAQYPINLTWCAVGYGVLGDVLTQEAPRHRPRTFVWLYLAGTALTFGLTLAASVKTGALYQVFLQGSAPGVCLQAAGLYGFCAARWQNRDRWPMAETVSKASFCIYLTHLFFLDFLAGRGLSAGTLPPVWGVPVLAAAAFGGGFLVWLVLRRVPVVKTYLI from the coding sequence GTGTACACTGTTGTCGGCAAGCTCGATCTGTCCAATGAGGGAGATGGTCGGATGCAGACGCTGACACAGCGCCGCAGCGTGCCGGTGGACGCGGCCAAGACCGCTGCCATCTTCGGCACGCTGCTGATCCATGCCTCCGCCGCCGGGGGCTTTGCGGGAGCGCCGGGGTCCTTTGGGTGGACCTCCGCCCTGTTCTGGAACTGCCTGCTGCGCAGCGCGGTGCCGGTGTTCTTCCTGTGCAGCGGCGCGCTGCTGCTGCCGCCGGAAAAGGAGGTCACCGTCCGGCGGGTGTGGACGAAGTACATCCCCCGCATCCTGGCGGCCCTGCTTTTCTGGGCCGCAGCCTATGAGGGTGTGGAGCTGCTGCGGGGCTGGCGCGCTGCGGGCGTGCTGGAGCGGACGGCCCTCCGGCAGGCGGCGCTGAATCTGGTGCTGTTCCATCACAAGAACCATCTCTATTACCTCCACATCATTCTGCTGGTGTACGCGGTGCTGCCCCTGACCCGCCGCCTTGTGGCGGCGGCGGACCGGCGGCTGCTGAACTACGCTCTGGGGATCTGGTTCGTGCTGGGGTGTCTGGCCCCCACGCTGAAATTCTTCCCGCCCCTGTCCCTCGTCGGCGGCATCCCTGCCCAGTACCCCATCAACCTGACTTGGTGCGCCGTGGGCTATGGTGTGCTGGGCGATGTCCTGACTCAGGAGGCGCCCCGCCACAGGCCCCGGACCTTCGTTTGGCTGTATTTGGCGGGCACGGCGCTGACCTTCGGCCTGACGCTGGCGGCCTCCGTCAAAACCGGGGCGCTGTATCAGGTGTTCCTCCAGGGGAGCGCCCCCGGCGTCTGTTTGCAGGCGGCGGGGCTGTACGGCTTCTGCGCCGCCCGGTGGCAGAACCGGGACCGCTGGCCCATGGCGGAGACCGTCTCCAAGGCGTCCTTCTGCATCTACTTGACGCACCTGTTCTTCCTGGACTTCCTGGCGGGCAGGGGCCTCTCCGCCGGGACGCTGCCGCCCGTCTGGGGCGTGCCGGTGCTGGCGGCCGCGGCCTTCGGGGGCGGCTTTCTGGTGTGGCTGGTCCTCCGGCGGGTGCCGGTGGTGAAAACCTATCTGATTTGA